In one Planctomycetota bacterium genomic region, the following are encoded:
- a CDS encoding NAD-dependent epimerase/dehydratase family protein: protein MSKHYLITGGAGFIGSHLAERLLGDGHRVTVLDDFSTGRSENLDVARATYGTALRIIRDTVENETTVAMAMNGVDAVFHLASAVGVQLILDEPVRTIRTIIRGTEVVLDHAHRFGLPTLVTSSSEVYGKGSQIPFSEDDDIVMGPTAHARWCYAYAKGIDEFLSIAYHKQFGLPATTVRLFNTVGPRQIGRYGMVIPRFVEAAKSGRPLTVYGDGTQTRCFCHVLDVVDALVKLIDHPDAAGRVFNLGSDQEISIADLAAAIVKQLGSDSAVEHVSYEKAYGQQFDDLPRRVPDLSRLRGLIGFEPTRDLSTIIADVAMAGSSVG from the coding sequence ATGTCCAAGCACTATCTCATCACCGGCGGGGCAGGGTTCATCGGTTCGCACCTGGCCGAGCGGCTGCTGGGCGACGGACATCGCGTGACGGTGCTCGACGACTTTTCGACCGGCCGTAGCGAGAACCTCGACGTCGCCCGTGCCACCTACGGCACCGCGCTGCGGATCATCCGCGACACGGTCGAAAACGAGACGACCGTCGCCATGGCGATGAACGGCGTTGATGCGGTGTTTCACCTCGCGTCGGCGGTGGGGGTGCAACTCATCCTCGACGAGCCGGTCCGCACGATCCGCACCATCATCCGCGGCACCGAGGTCGTGCTCGATCACGCCCACCGGTTCGGACTTCCGACGCTCGTGACCAGCTCGTCGGAGGTCTACGGCAAGGGCAGCCAGATCCCGTTCAGCGAGGACGACGACATCGTCATGGGCCCGACCGCGCACGCGCGATGGTGCTACGCCTATGCCAAGGGCATCGACGAGTTTCTGAGCATCGCGTATCACAAACAGTTCGGCTTACCGGCAACAACGGTGCGGTTGTTCAACACGGTCGGCCCGCGGCAGATCGGGCGGTACGGCATGGTGATCCCACGGTTCGTCGAGGCCGCGAAGTCCGGCCGGCCGCTGACCGTCTACGGCGACGGCACACAGACGCGGTGCTTCTGCCACGTGCTCGATGTGGTCGACGCGCTGGTGAAGCTCATCGACCACCCCGACGCCGCCGGCCGCGTGTTCAACCTCGGCTCCGATCAGGAGATCAGCATCGCCGATCTCGCGGCAGCCATCGTCAAGCAACTCGGGTCCGATAGTGCGGTCGAGCATGTGTCGTACGAGAAGGCCTACGGCCAACAGTTCGACGACCTCCCGCGTCGCGTGCCCGACCTGAGCCGGTTGCGTGGGCTGATCGGTTTCGAGCCGACGCGCGATCTCTCGACGATCATCGCGGATGTGGCCATGGCCGGGTCGTCGGTCGGCTGA
- a CDS encoding MraY family glycosyltransferase yields MQPTFVDPPAQDNLTTVIGVDGSARVDPPWGTGPLDVERVLSPYVFVFYAAFLLALFFTPLMRRVAIHFGIIDQPDKARKIHKAPVAYLGGLAVFVGWVGGMAMSRLTNIHDDPGIGPYHLVVPPSIILGAVLVVVLGLWDDVFGLSPRTKIIGQVAAAVGLVLSGTGTDITAPIVENVAVRLDVFLGIAFSAGTLEAIVYATSVALVIAIIVFCCNASNLMDGLDGLCGGVTAIIALGFVILAVTVALGGRTGTGDVQDYGIRVIVALALLGAVLGFVPFNFNPASIFMGDAGSLLLGFLCGLMIVLLGEVELKWLLAASVMFALPVLDTALAFARRYVNKRPLFSADRGHFHHQLVARGLTVKQAVLTAYALAVFFVICGVLIVFMRTRFAVAFYMVLFGFLIVTAYKIGMIHERSSSEPEHEPEPETAA; encoded by the coding sequence ATGCAGCCGACGTTTGTCGATCCGCCCGCTCAGGACAACCTGACCACCGTGATCGGCGTCGACGGATCGGCCCGCGTCGATCCGCCGTGGGGCACCGGTCCGCTCGATGTCGAACGGGTGCTTTCGCCATACGTGTTCGTCTTCTACGCCGCGTTTCTGCTGGCGTTGTTCTTCACCCCGCTTATGCGGCGGGTGGCGATTCACTTCGGCATCATCGACCAGCCGGACAAGGCCCGGAAGATCCACAAGGCACCGGTGGCGTACCTCGGCGGATTGGCGGTGTTCGTAGGCTGGGTCGGCGGCATGGCGATGAGCCGGCTGACCAATATTCATGATGACCCGGGCATCGGGCCGTACCACTTGGTGGTGCCGCCATCGATCATTCTCGGGGCGGTGCTGGTGGTGGTGCTGGGCTTGTGGGACGACGTGTTCGGCCTTTCGCCGCGGACGAAGATCATCGGTCAGGTCGCGGCGGCGGTCGGACTGGTCCTCAGCGGTACCGGTACTGATATCACGGCCCCGATTGTTGAGAACGTAGCGGTGCGGCTCGACGTGTTTCTCGGCATCGCCTTTTCGGCAGGCACGCTCGAGGCCATCGTCTATGCCACGAGCGTGGCGCTGGTCATCGCGATCATCGTGTTCTGCTGTAACGCTTCGAACCTGATGGACGGCCTCGATGGCCTCTGCGGCGGGGTGACGGCGATCATCGCACTGGGGTTTGTCATTCTCGCGGTCACCGTCGCCCTTGGCGGCCGGACCGGTACCGGGGATGTGCAGGACTACGGCATCCGCGTGATCGTCGCGCTGGCCTTACTCGGGGCGGTGCTCGGGTTCGTGCCGTTCAACTTCAACCCGGCGAGTATCTTCATGGGTGATGCCGGCTCGCTGCTGCTGGGCTTCCTGTGCGGCTTGATGATCGTGCTGCTGGGCGAGGTGGAGCTGAAATGGCTGCTGGCGGCGAGTGTCATGTTCGCGTTGCCAGTGCTGGACACGGCGTTGGCGTTCGCGCGGCGGTACGTGAACAAGCGGCCGTTGTTCTCCGCGGACCGGGGGCACTTTCATCACCAACTTGTTGCCCGCGGCCTCACCGTCAAGCAGGCCGTTCTTACGGCATACGCACTGGCGGTCTTTTTCGTGATCTGCGGCGTGCTGATCGTGTTCATGCGGACGCGGTTCGCGGTGGCGTTTTACATGGTTTTGTTCGGGTTCCTGATCGTGACGGCGTACAAGATCGGGATGATCCACGAGCGGTCGTCTTCGGAGCCGGAGCATGAACCGGAGCCCGAAACGGCCGCGTGA
- a CDS encoding glycoside hydrolase family 2 protein produces MLTTDLTVFDWTLTLAAGEPPAPIGTIDAEVPGCVHLDLLRHELIPDPYFGDNEKLVQWINRCDWTYACRFDLDPKTLGKQRIELRFEMLDTVASVTLNGQHLGDVANQHHAHTFDIKDHVRPAGNELVIAFRSPLTAAEENEQTYGTLPHAGYGGHPVQHPHNFLRKMSCNMGWDWGPVLMTCGVEGAVDILAWDEARIEFVRPMVMDVSDTSAKVDVLCDIRKAGRGAVMARATLIDPDGNTIADREVLGTDIQIGIPLEVTNPLLWWPAGQGDQPLYDLHVELTTAAGDPLDDFACRVGIRSVRLDQSEDETGSRFAWVINGREIFCKGANWIPDDCFPVRVTKDQLRQSLTAAVDAHVNMIRVWGGGLYASHDFYDLCDELGIMVAQDFMFACAMYPEEEPYRTQVESEAVFQLRDLARHASLIHWNGCNENIWGSEEWTNQGMEWKDVAEKRTWGAGYYFDLLPKLMLALDPTRSYTPGSPFSKTRDVRAQSNDHGTVHIWTGDYSPVEYKRRRARFVNEFGQQGPANYATLASALPADALDVNSPILEHHQKAGKGTAVRINKHLRELWGVDPQTVDFDTWHYAAQIFQARGVGEGVEYWRAIRPHCMGAVYWQWNDCWPVISWAALDSSGGKKLLWYATHNFFAPRIFTVQPADLANAADWKPGEPLQLALCNDTNETWTGEITIRRLGLDGREWVSITANIAIPPQSVGRLRLADGKLDKPADPSKEIIVVDGAGAARATFLFQRPAQVDFPKPVFEAWTDGNVVTVKAKTLLYETCLFADRLDPNAEADQQLGTLLPGESMRFKLNVPATEAAIRKPVLRCWNDWA; encoded by the coding sequence ATGCTCACCACGGACCTCACCGTATTCGATTGGACCTTGACGCTGGCCGCCGGCGAACCGCCCGCGCCCATCGGGACGATCGACGCGGAAGTTCCCGGCTGCGTTCACCTCGACCTGCTCCGTCACGAACTCATCCCCGATCCGTACTTCGGCGACAACGAAAAGCTGGTCCAATGGATCAACCGCTGCGATTGGACCTATGCGTGCCGGTTCGATCTCGACCCGAAGACGCTTGGCAAGCAGCGGATCGAACTGCGCTTCGAGATGCTCGACACCGTCGCGTCGGTCACGCTCAACGGCCAACACCTCGGCGACGTCGCCAACCAACACCACGCGCACACCTTCGACATCAAGGACCACGTCCGACCGGCGGGTAACGAACTGGTCATCGCTTTCCGCAGCCCGCTCACCGCCGCCGAAGAAAACGAGCAAACCTACGGCACCCTTCCGCACGCCGGCTACGGCGGTCACCCGGTCCAGCACCCGCACAACTTCCTGCGCAAGATGTCGTGCAACATGGGCTGGGACTGGGGCCCGGTGCTGATGACCTGCGGTGTCGAGGGAGCGGTGGACATCCTCGCCTGGGACGAGGCACGCATCGAGTTCGTGCGGCCCATGGTCATGGACGTGTCCGACACGTCGGCCAAGGTCGACGTGCTGTGCGACATCCGCAAGGCCGGCCGCGGCGCGGTCATGGCACGCGCAACGCTCATCGACCCGGACGGCAACACCATCGCCGACCGTGAGGTGCTCGGCACCGACATCCAGATCGGCATCCCGCTCGAAGTCACCAACCCCCTCCTTTGGTGGCCCGCCGGCCAGGGCGATCAGCCGCTCTACGACCTGCACGTCGAACTCACCACCGCCGCCGGCGACCCGCTCGACGACTTCGCCTGCCGTGTCGGCATCCGCTCAGTCCGCCTCGACCAATCCGAAGACGAGACCGGCTCGCGGTTCGCATGGGTCATCAACGGCCGCGAGATTTTCTGCAAGGGTGCCAACTGGATCCCCGACGACTGTTTCCCCGTCCGCGTAACCAAGGACCAACTACGGCAGAGCCTGACCGCCGCGGTCGACGCGCATGTGAACATGATCCGCGTCTGGGGCGGCGGGCTTTACGCATCACACGACTTCTACGACCTCTGCGACGAGCTCGGGATCATGGTCGCGCAGGACTTCATGTTCGCGTGTGCGATGTACCCGGAGGAAGAACCCTACCGCACGCAGGTCGAGAGCGAAGCCGTCTTCCAGCTCCGCGACCTCGCCCGCCACGCGTCGCTGATCCACTGGAACGGTTGCAACGAAAACATCTGGGGTTCCGAGGAGTGGACGAACCAGGGCATGGAATGGAAGGACGTCGCCGAGAAGCGCACCTGGGGTGCCGGCTATTACTTCGACCTGCTGCCCAAGCTCATGCTCGCGCTCGACCCGACGCGTAGCTACACGCCGGGCAGCCCGTTCAGCAAGACACGCGACGTGCGTGCCCAGTCCAACGATCACGGCACCGTGCATATCTGGACGGGCGACTACTCCCCGGTCGAGTACAAACGCCGCCGCGCACGCTTCGTCAATGAGTTCGGCCAGCAGGGCCCGGCGAACTACGCCACCCTCGCCAGCGCCCTGCCGGCCGACGCGCTCGACGTGAACAGCCCGATCCTCGAGCACCACCAAAAAGCCGGCAAAGGCACCGCGGTCCGCATCAACAAGCACCTCCGCGAACTGTGGGGCGTCGATCCGCAAACGGTGGACTTCGATACCTGGCACTACGCCGCGCAGATCTTTCAGGCCCGTGGCGTCGGCGAGGGCGTCGAGTACTGGCGGGCCATCCGACCACACTGCATGGGCGCGGTCTATTGGCAGTGGAACGACTGCTGGCCGGTGATTAGTTGGGCGGCCCTCGACTCGTCCGGCGGAAAGAAGCTGCTCTGGTACGCGACCCACAACTTCTTCGCGCCGAGGATATTCACCGTCCAGCCGGCCGACCTGGCCAACGCCGCCGACTGGAAGCCGGGCGAGCCGTTGCAGCTGGCCCTGTGCAATGACACCAACGAAACCTGGACCGGCGAGATCACGATCCGCCGCCTGGGCCTCGACGGTCGCGAGTGGGTGTCCATCACCGCGAACATTGCCATTCCGCCGCAAAGCGTCGGCCGACTCCGGCTCGCCGACGGCAAGCTCGACAAGCCCGCCGACCCGTCCAAGGAGATCATCGTCGTCGACGGTGCCGGCGCGGCCCGGGCGACGTTCCTCTTTCAGCGCCCCGCTCAGGTCGACTTCCCCAAGCCCGTGTTCGAAGCATGGACCGACGGCAACGTCGTCACGGTCAAAGCCAAGACGCTGCTCTACGAAACATGCCTCTTCGCCGACCGGCTCGACCCCAACGCCGAGGCCGACCAGCAACTCGGTACATTGCTGCCGGGCGAGTCGATGCGGTTCAAGCTCAACGTCCCCGCCACCGAAGCCGCGATCCGCAAGCCGGTGCTCCGCTGTTGGAACGACTGGGCGTGA
- a CDS encoding O-antigen ligase family protein: protein MLLRSHIIGVQPRTGGELTAESALAALVVAGPLMFGATEAWSFQILLSLAGVAFLGACVDLALHRDKPMRWSWSFVPIVAFLALIVVQLVPLPAGLVGTIAPQVATFWQAAGVDGAITLSVYPFETQRQLWLMLVVAAVFFTVVQTHRRPEQVQLLLMAIVIGGGLAVALALGQNIVGSRVAWGISPNGTTVSAQYLHPFSGPFLNHSHFSQLANLTIGACFALLLVQLNEILDGGSRRVWTRVSDIVRHPQLRLGRVVTVVALASAVAIVLSLSRGGVLSMAVALGVTVCALALSSRRRGAGTFATLFGIVVLVLLLGLGVDVAAQRLSTLRDFQEASGGRMQIVMDVIAAVRGFPVTGAGLGSFGVAYPAFDSTGSAAVATHAENEYAQLLFETGLIGVGCLLAFVAFLLVAAWHCVSSVAKFRDAPIIRYAAYGIGYGLIAVAVHSLSDFGQHVPGIAVVTASMAGLLVALPKVRRSEKYGVRRDAKLVIPVRWAALLVGVGVVGWMWWGIEQDRRARAILEKATMLYVADLDAEEPLVADRAYAALILAGEKARATTPGDAQLAFRLARLRYDALRRTVTDAGLANHADTLGRIATDLRAAHRLAPTYGPPLAVAGGIERFILNDEAGGDAIRRARELTAYDAETHFVDARLTLFEGDEQAALERFDRAVALEPGRRPDVIDVMVSAGELEFAYRYAEGDGSLLEHLARRLEAQDEVSAASLELVRRARLEALALLRAEVSSGNASGRKLLQLAEVEWTAGDHSAALDLMSRAVSREPTNARWRMRYATMLFEQGRYDNAVEQLKLLLRFKPDDRRAADLLEEANRALILQKADARRERREAENAPSTGDEPASD from the coding sequence ATGTTACTGCGATCCCACATCATCGGCGTTCAGCCACGCACCGGGGGCGAACTGACGGCCGAGTCGGCCCTGGCCGCACTTGTGGTGGCCGGGCCGCTGATGTTCGGCGCGACCGAGGCATGGAGCTTTCAGATACTGCTCTCCCTCGCCGGCGTCGCGTTCCTGGGTGCATGCGTTGACCTGGCCTTGCACCGTGACAAGCCGATGCGTTGGTCGTGGTCGTTCGTGCCGATCGTGGCGTTCCTTGCTTTGATCGTGGTGCAACTCGTGCCGCTGCCCGCGGGATTGGTCGGCACGATCGCGCCGCAGGTGGCGACATTCTGGCAGGCGGCCGGCGTTGACGGCGCGATCACGCTGAGCGTCTACCCGTTCGAAACGCAGCGTCAGCTTTGGCTGATGCTGGTCGTCGCCGCCGTGTTCTTCACGGTCGTGCAGACCCACCGCCGGCCCGAGCAGGTGCAGTTGTTGCTCATGGCGATCGTCATCGGCGGCGGGCTCGCGGTGGCACTCGCTCTCGGACAGAACATCGTCGGCAGCCGTGTTGCATGGGGCATCTCGCCCAACGGCACGACGGTCAGCGCGCAATACCTCCACCCGTTCAGCGGGCCTTTCCTCAACCACAGCCACTTCTCGCAGCTCGCGAACCTGACCATCGGTGCGTGTTTCGCGCTGCTGTTGGTCCAGCTCAACGAGATACTGGACGGCGGGTCGCGCCGGGTCTGGACGCGCGTGAGCGACATCGTTCGGCACCCGCAACTGCGCCTGGGACGGGTGGTGACGGTGGTTGCCCTCGCGTCGGCGGTGGCCATCGTTTTGTCGTTGAGCCGGGGCGGCGTGCTGAGCATGGCCGTCGCGCTGGGCGTGACGGTGTGTGCCTTGGCGTTGAGCAGTCGCCGTCGCGGGGCCGGCACGTTCGCGACGCTTTTCGGCATCGTGGTGCTCGTGTTGTTGCTCGGCCTCGGGGTCGATGTCGCGGCCCAACGCCTCAGCACCTTGCGTGATTTTCAGGAAGCCTCGGGCGGCCGGATGCAGATCGTCATGGACGTGATCGCGGCCGTGCGCGGGTTCCCCGTGACCGGGGCCGGACTGGGCAGTTTCGGCGTCGCGTATCCGGCCTTCGACTCCACCGGCTCGGCCGCCGTTGCGACACACGCGGAAAACGAATACGCACAACTGTTGTTCGAGACCGGGCTGATCGGCGTCGGCTGCCTGCTGGCATTCGTGGCGTTTCTCTTGGTTGCCGCGTGGCATTGCGTGTCGTCGGTCGCCAAGTTCCGCGACGCGCCGATCATCCGCTATGCGGCCTACGGGATTGGTTACGGGCTCATCGCGGTGGCCGTTCATTCGCTCAGTGATTTCGGCCAGCACGTCCCGGGCATCGCGGTCGTCACCGCGTCGATGGCCGGCTTGCTCGTGGCGCTGCCCAAAGTCCGCCGCAGTGAAAAGTACGGCGTACGGCGTGACGCGAAGCTGGTTATTCCCGTCCGGTGGGCGGCGTTGCTTGTGGGCGTGGGTGTCGTCGGCTGGATGTGGTGGGGCATCGAACAGGATCGTCGGGCGCGTGCGATCCTGGAAAAGGCCACGATGCTGTACGTCGCGGACCTCGACGCCGAGGAGCCGCTCGTGGCGGACCGCGCATACGCCGCCCTGATTCTCGCCGGCGAGAAAGCCCGGGCGACCACCCCGGGCGACGCGCAGCTTGCGTTCCGGCTCGCGAGGTTGCGGTATGACGCACTCCGCCGAACGGTGACCGACGCGGGTCTGGCGAACCATGCCGACACCCTCGGCCGGATCGCGACGGACCTGCGGGCAGCCCACCGGTTGGCCCCGACGTACGGCCCGCCTTTGGCCGTGGCCGGTGGGATCGAGCGGTTCATCCTGAACGACGAAGCCGGCGGTGACGCGATCCGTCGCGCCCGTGAACTGACCGCCTACGACGCGGAGACGCATTTCGTCGACGCACGACTGACGTTGTTCGAGGGGGACGAACAGGCGGCGCTCGAACGGTTCGACCGGGCCGTGGCGCTCGAGCCGGGACGCCGGCCTGATGTGATCGACGTCATGGTCAGCGCTGGCGAGTTGGAGTTTGCCTATCGCTACGCCGAAGGCGACGGCTCGTTGCTCGAACACCTTGCGCGTCGGCTCGAAGCACAAGACGAAGTCTCGGCCGCATCGCTGGAACTCGTTCGCCGTGCGCGGCTCGAGGCGTTGGCGCTGCTGCGGGCCGAGGTGTCCAGCGGCAACGCGTCGGGCCGAAAGCTGCTGCAGTTGGCCGAGGTGGAATGGACCGCCGGCGATCACTCCGCCGCGCTGGATCTCATGTCACGGGCCGTCTCCCGCGAGCCGACCAACGCCCGTTGGCGCATGCGCTATGCGACGATGCTCTTCGAGCAAGGGCGGTACGACAACGCGGTGGAACAGTTGAAGCTCCTGTTGCGGTTTAAGCCCGACGACCGGCGTGCGGCCGACTTGCTGGAAGAAGCCAATCGTGCCCTGATCCTGCAAAAGGCCGATGCCCGGCGCGAGCGCCGGGAGGCCGAGAACGCACCGTCGACCGGGGACGAACCCGCGAGCGACTGA
- a CDS encoding alpha/beta hydrolase family protein: protein MAHATINWTSPVLRRSVPMTVILPDDTPKPWPVLYLLHGMHDDHTAWALKGRALHHAERWPICIVMPDGEDSFYTTQVQGEDYFAHFADALPAFIESTLPVRSDRCGRCVGGLSMGGYGALRLALGRPDRYISAHSHSGALMIGSHQHKEPTNLTDAAFQRIFGEDPRGTDHDLQHLARHADPMPALRIDCGTEDFLYKHNQTFHAHLQTLGVDHEYETSTGTHGWTYWDTHLPAALAFHARALGVDPRS, encoded by the coding sequence GTGGCTCACGCAACGATCAACTGGACTTCGCCCGTCCTGCGGCGGTCGGTGCCGATGACGGTGATCCTCCCGGACGACACGCCCAAGCCTTGGCCGGTCCTGTACCTGTTGCACGGCATGCACGACGACCACACCGCATGGGCGCTCAAAGGTAGGGCGCTACACCACGCGGAGCGATGGCCGATCTGCATCGTGATGCCCGACGGTGAGGACAGCTTCTACACCACGCAGGTTCAGGGCGAAGACTACTTCGCGCACTTCGCCGACGCGTTGCCCGCGTTCATCGAAAGCACCCTGCCGGTCCGCAGCGACCGCTGCGGGCGGTGCGTCGGCGGCTTGTCCATGGGTGGGTACGGCGCGCTGCGGCTCGCCTTGGGGCGGCCCGACCGATACATCTCGGCACACTCACACTCGGGCGCACTGATGATCGGCAGTCACCAACACAAGGAACCGACCAACCTCACCGACGCCGCGTTCCAACGCATCTTCGGCGAAGACCCGCGCGGCACCGACCACGACCTACAGCACCTCGCACGACACGCCGACCCCATGCCCGCCTTGCGCATCGACTGCGGCACCGAGGACTTCCTCTACAAGCACAATCAGACATTCCACGCCCACCTGCAAACGCTCGGCGTCGACCACGAATACGAAACCTCGACCGGCACTCACGGCTGGACCTACTGGGACACGCACCTGCCCGCGGCACTGGCGTTCCATGCCCGCGCGCTCGGCGTCGATCCGCGGTCGTAG
- a CDS encoding HD domain-containing protein: protein MTRSDATNLKLEHATTPILSADDRVIRGWCERRIVRLGHEDRVAAHADRLFELLAPLHKLDADARRTLRRAAWLHDVGRCIADDGHEVHGADMIAEDTTLPIDRAERKMLAYLTRRHRGKVPTDDPLLDDRASRRTTRLLLGMLRAADALDCRKCEPPTLIFEKRRTAVVVHVYATEPNRHLRKLGLGRKKFALLRDTLGIRIEVEVHLAARLAMAA, encoded by the coding sequence ATGACCCGCTCGGACGCGACCAACCTCAAACTCGAACACGCGACCACGCCGATTCTCTCGGCGGACGATCGCGTGATTCGTGGTTGGTGTGAACGTCGGATCGTGAGGCTCGGCCACGAAGACCGCGTTGCCGCGCATGCGGATCGTTTGTTCGAACTACTCGCCCCGCTGCACAAGCTGGACGCCGACGCCCGCCGGACGTTGCGGCGTGCGGCATGGCTGCACGATGTGGGCCGGTGCATCGCCGACGACGGCCACGAGGTCCACGGTGCCGACATGATCGCCGAGGACACGACGCTGCCCATCGACCGCGCCGAGCGGAAGATGCTCGCGTATCTCACCCGCCGTCACCGCGGCAAGGTACCGACCGACGACCCTTTGCTCGACGACCGCGCCAGCCGCCGCACGACACGCCTATTGCTGGGCATGCTCCGGGCCGCCGACGCGTTGGATTGCCGCAAGTGCGAGCCGCCGACGCTGATCTTCGAGAAACGCCGGACCGCCGTCGTGGTACACGTGTACGCCACCGAGCCCAACCGCCACCTCCGCAAACTCGGACTCGGACGCAAGAAGTTCGCACTGCTCCGTGACACGCTTGGCATCCGGATCGAGGTCGAGGTCCATCTGGCCGCTCGCCTCGCCATGGCCGCGTAA
- a CDS encoding alpha/beta hydrolase yields MNTATRRVWKVGRLILLAYGVVLVLLFSFQRTLMYPGRMTQGDPRAVVSERAGLELIDLGDAVAAFLPADRADAPTLIMFYGNGDSLKNFLPFGEGMRDRGMNVAVMEYPGYGMSSGSMSEANAFGAASQLYTLVASREGVDPNKIVALGVSLGGGSAVHVAEKHPVAGLVTMSTFTSMRSMAVRAIKIIPPILVLDDYDNLARLPDIEVPMYIVHGTDDELIPYSMSLDLADAAGGVVTHVPIDGAGHNDLFQVGGAAMWDDIADWCHSVTADTGEQ; encoded by the coding sequence ATGAACACCGCAACCCGACGAGTCTGGAAGGTGGGCCGATTGATCTTGCTGGCGTATGGCGTCGTGTTGGTGCTGCTGTTCTCGTTTCAGCGGACACTCATGTACCCGGGCCGCATGACCCAGGGGGACCCGCGTGCGGTCGTCAGCGAACGGGCGGGGCTGGAGTTGATCGATCTCGGCGACGCCGTCGCCGCGTTTCTGCCCGCCGACCGAGCCGACGCGCCGACACTGATCATGTTCTACGGCAACGGCGACTCGCTGAAGAACTTTCTGCCCTTCGGCGAAGGCATGCGCGACCGTGGCATGAACGTCGCCGTCATGGAGTATCCGGGCTACGGGATGTCGAGCGGGAGCATGTCCGAAGCCAACGCCTTCGGTGCCGCGAGCCAGCTCTACACACTCGTCGCCAGTCGCGAGGGCGTCGACCCAAACAAGATCGTCGCGCTGGGGGTCTCGCTCGGCGGCGGTAGCGCGGTGCATGTCGCCGAGAAACATCCGGTCGCCGGCCTGGTCACGATGAGCACGTTCACGTCGATGCGGTCGATGGCCGTGCGAGCGATCAAGATCATCCCGCCGATACTCGTACTCGACGACTACGACAACCTCGCGCGGCTGCCGGACATCGAAGTACCGATGTACATCGTGCATGGCACCGACGACGAGCTGATCCCGTACTCGATGAGCCTGGATCTTGCGGACGCCGCAGGCGGCGTGGTGACGCATGTGCCGATCGACGGCGCCGGGCACAACGACCTGTTCCAGGTCGGCGGCGCGGCCATGTGGGACGACATCGCCGATTGGTGTCATTCGGTCACCGCCGATACCGGCGAACAATGA